Genomic DNA from Lycorma delicatula isolate Av1 chromosome 5, ASM4794821v1, whole genome shotgun sequence:
caaaaatttgtgatttaatttcttgtttgCCCTATGTATATTgggaaaaattaagattaaatgaaacacccaaaacacaaataaatgttaatctttattattatattttataatttacatttttttttttaatttacataattttatatgacCATAATCTATACAAATCTACAATTGTAACACCAAGATCAGTTGCCAAACTTTTCACATTCCACTACTTTTTGTGCTTCACTCTGAAACATAATAATCataattcattgtatttttttctagaaattcctgtaatttaatctgtttaatgttttactttttataataaagcaaacagataaaaatatgatttttcacatgctatatctcatataatataataaaaaatataaattttatatgcagTGTTTTAATCTACGCAGTGTAATCATGAAAACTCATAATTTGACACACAGCACCATAGATTAACATTGGTGGCtggcaaaaaaaagaagaaaaaagtgattaaatgTGATTTCAGTCTCTGTACTTTATCCTTATTGTAAACTTATAATAGTTGCTACTTTCGGAAAATGTTTCAGAAGTTGTAGAACCATAATGTTGTAAGGACGCAGTTTACCCAGACTTATTTATCcacatttacatacatatatagctaattatataatataaaacttattcagtcactccacaaagtacagatgTACAGActtaaagaacattcttaccttactttctttttaattaaagcgcttcttcagtaatgtttttttaaattttacttttttgcttttacacaatatataacatgatatgatgataaaaattttagaacaaatatattttttcaatcaataaaaaaaaaatttttttttttaaatttaaagttataatattaaaatttcctttaacatgCTAAATGTATGTTAATACGGTACTGCacttattatctaatttatttaaaattccttatcaatttattacttaaataatatttataagaatatctcCATCAAATTTTGTATGCagattttagaaagattttgtataaataaatataaaagtaaattcaacCTAAAGAATCTGCAAtaggttatattatatatataaataatatatatataataattatatttatatatatatatatatatatatatatatatatatatatatataataataataattatataaatatatataatttttttttgtgagatgatGGTCATTGACTGCTTCGGTCATTTCGCCCTATGAGAATAGaaatttatagcatatgaaaaattccatgcctaactgggatttgaactcaggacctctgaatgaaaggctgagatgctatcactctgccacagagatcggcaatacatattaatttttaataaatttaaaatgtgtatagtataaaaattagttttttgttattttattagctGATAATCAACttacagttaaaaatagatttacattaatattttttggaaaaatgatATAGCCTTAAAATTTTTTCTAGCTTTCTGAAATAAACTCAGTTTATAtggtaaaaaacatatttgatttttatacctGTATGAGTTTGTAGATATACATTAGAGAATCCATTGATGTCTTACAATTTTCTGGTCCAAACGATCTCTTACCCCAAGAAGGAGAAAAATTAAGTTGTGCTACACATAACACAATCATCATAATGGTGCAAAATAAAGTTAGCAGTACTCGAGCCATctatgattacaaaaaattaaacagttaatttaatgaatattaaaatagttttcttaacTTACATCAATTTACCATATAAGTTATTGTAAGATGAACAAGTTAGACTATTTCATACCTTAGAGttaatttaagtttatacttAAAAAGCGATTTTGACTTCATAatctagaaaatacaaaaaatacaatgcaggaaaacattatgaaaacaattttgaacattaaaatgataaatctCTATATACATCACAACAATTGTCTATGTtgtaatttttctcatttgttcatttaatttgtaacttATATAACTGATAACATCACCTTCCTAGGTAAACTGATGTACCTTCTTACTTACTTGCTTAATTATTGTATACACAGCAATACAATTATATCTATTTATCTATCTTAGCATCCTGACCTCCATAGGGAAAGACAGAGGGCTTTTCAGAGGATGTCTTTTAGATCCTGTAAAATTGGTAACGTAACACAGTGGCCTTTGTCAGGATGTCACTAATGCAAATGCCTCAACAGACATTTCTATCTgtatatttacacaacctactatcgcctttctatggcctcttccaacctcAACCACCTAACTTACAGCCcccaactatcaaattaaccgatttgcaAAAAC
This window encodes:
- the Akh gene encoding adipokinetic hormone, giving the protein MARVLLTLFCTIMMIVLCVAQLNFSPSWGKRSFGPENCKTSMDSLMYIYKLIQSEAQKVVECEKFGN